A single window of Streptomyces aquilus DNA harbors:
- a CDS encoding DUF5919 domain-containing protein, which yields MRVTVATLARAQGLRDDFDSLQRLRHGRGIASPGDLYYLSEFVKRRVLCIEDDTDSQLTQGLDNLKKLIERAPPRERELLRLSFNIDGAFGDFNWLERVEDFALAHEWIGSSRNVRHQADLALLQLLMRARPAAESEPVPPSDFDTVIEPAQPNGHAPTTAGGVFIENYVHNSPRFAASWKHARTVDMCGFGHNRMAVTYSDEIGRILRSGGQVRVLMQDPEGQAVLDANRRSSTPKASAEDVRHQHRSAIATLTSIRAAAAAPADSLQLRAYDIMPPFTAYFFDADDERAHVYIWFWSWRQPSSWRPGFLVARATDALWYARFRSQFEGMWTNEETREIANGRGS from the coding sequence ATGAGGGTCACCGTGGCGACGCTGGCAAGGGCTCAGGGCCTGCGCGACGACTTCGACAGCCTGCAACGTCTGCGCCACGGCAGGGGCATCGCCAGCCCCGGTGATCTTTACTACCTGTCCGAGTTCGTCAAGCGCCGGGTGCTGTGTATCGAAGACGACACCGATAGCCAGCTCACCCAGGGGCTGGACAACCTCAAGAAGCTCATCGAGAGGGCACCGCCGCGTGAGCGGGAGCTGTTGAGGCTCAGTTTCAACATCGACGGCGCATTCGGTGACTTCAACTGGCTCGAACGAGTCGAAGACTTCGCGCTGGCGCACGAGTGGATCGGCAGTTCGCGCAACGTACGACACCAGGCCGACCTCGCGCTGTTGCAGCTGCTCATGCGGGCCCGCCCCGCTGCCGAGAGCGAGCCGGTGCCGCCGTCCGATTTCGACACGGTGATCGAACCGGCCCAGCCGAACGGACATGCACCGACCACGGCCGGTGGCGTGTTCATCGAAAACTACGTGCACAACAGCCCTCGGTTCGCGGCGTCCTGGAAACATGCCCGCACCGTCGACATGTGCGGCTTCGGCCACAACCGGATGGCTGTCACCTACTCCGACGAGATCGGCCGCATCCTCAGGTCGGGCGGCCAGGTCCGCGTCCTCATGCAGGATCCGGAGGGCCAAGCGGTCCTTGACGCAAACCGCCGCAGCTCCACGCCCAAGGCATCGGCCGAAGACGTCCGCCATCAACACCGCAGCGCCATCGCCACCCTGACATCGATCAGAGCAGCGGCAGCGGCCCCGGCCGACAGCCTGCAGCTGCGCGCCTACGACATCATGCCGCCCTTCACGGCGTACTTCTTCGACGCGGACGACGAGCGGGCGCACGTCTACATCTGGTTCTGGTCGTGGCGACAGCCATCGTCCTGGCGTCCGGGCTTCCTCGTGGCACGGGCGACCGACGCGTTGTGGTACGCACGCTTTCGAAGCCAATTCGAAGGGATGTGGACGAACGAGGAAACCCGCGAGATCGCTAACGGGAGGGGATCATGA
- a CDS encoding HAD family hydrolase, producing the protein MLALFDFDDTLVSRSAAIRRWARLLARREGMPEGAVEAIVDADQKGTRPRDEFLAVVRTLPGVHMTDGEMREWYAVSYPSCYGTEQESIQALTLLRDAGWKIGVVTNGSNTRTSQKLARSGLTPLIDALCVAEDVGVGKPDRRIFEEAARRCGVELAGWMVGDAPVEDIFGGAQAGLRTAWLRRGRSWNGTMTHPDIEVDSALEAAITIVNSPQRMVSG; encoded by the coding sequence ATGCTGGCTCTGTTCGACTTCGATGACACGCTGGTCAGCCGCTCTGCCGCCATCCGGCGCTGGGCGCGGTTGCTCGCCCGCCGCGAAGGCATGCCCGAAGGCGCCGTTGAGGCCATCGTCGACGCCGACCAAAAGGGCACCAGGCCGCGGGACGAGTTCCTGGCAGTGGTGCGCACTCTCCCCGGGGTCCACATGACCGATGGTGAGATGCGCGAGTGGTACGCGGTCAGCTACCCCTCGTGCTACGGAACAGAACAGGAGTCGATTCAGGCCCTGACCCTGCTACGCGATGCCGGCTGGAAGATCGGCGTGGTGACCAACGGATCGAACACGAGGACGAGCCAGAAACTCGCCCGCTCGGGGCTGACGCCGTTGATCGACGCGCTGTGCGTGGCGGAGGACGTCGGCGTAGGCAAGCCGGATCGAAGGATCTTCGAAGAGGCGGCCCGCCGCTGCGGTGTTGAACTGGCCGGGTGGATGGTCGGTGATGCACCGGTTGAGGACATCTTCGGGGGAGCACAGGCCGGTCTGCGGACAGCATGGCTCCGCAGAGGCCGGAGTTGGAACGGCACGATGACTCACCCCGACATCGAGGTCGATTCCGCCCTCGAAGCCGCGATCACCATCGTGAACAGTCCTCAACGCATGGTCAGCGGTTAA
- a CDS encoding ISKra4 family transposase, with protein MEPYDALPEPDPYSASRDAFERLISTLADGPAADLSHDELEAQLEELGRELLRHLMQNHLDQRARKEEDTMRADRGQPLVLGPEGQPRTWREMGHRRLLTCVFGPVRVTRIAHRGRGVANVHPADEKLSLPAGRHSRGLARLAVLEAVRGSFDQAAAAIERRCGKVLGKRRLKELVVASAVDIAAYYTAKIPTPCTREMPLVIEIDGKGVVMRPEALREATRRAAAKSAAAGRRGRLAPGEKPNRKRMATVACVFDVVPAPRRPHDIVHPPGGRSETRPPRQGPKAERKWCTASVMHSPELVVADAFDQAEARDPRHLRDWLVLVDGARHQLDLIQAEADRRGIHLNILLDFVHVAEYTWTDAHAFHPVGSREAETWAADKLTAILAGHADRAATEMTAQAAAEQLPATRCDAVTTCARYLTGHLDQLHYDTALTAGWPIATGAVEGACRHLIADRLDITGARWGLDGAEAVLQLRALITNGDFEDYWRYHAVREHQRLYPSPDPQNYGLTA; from the coding sequence ATGGAACCGTACGATGCCTTACCCGAGCCTGATCCATACTCCGCCTCCCGTGATGCCTTCGAACGCCTCATCTCGACGCTGGCCGACGGCCCGGCAGCAGACTTGTCTCACGACGAACTCGAAGCCCAGCTCGAAGAGTTAGGGCGCGAACTGCTGCGGCATTTGATGCAGAACCACCTCGATCAGCGAGCCAGGAAGGAGGAGGACACGATGCGAGCGGACCGAGGGCAGCCCCTGGTACTCGGTCCGGAAGGACAGCCTCGAACCTGGCGAGAGATGGGTCACCGCCGCCTACTGACGTGCGTGTTCGGGCCAGTTCGGGTGACCCGGATCGCCCATCGTGGCCGAGGCGTTGCCAACGTGCACCCAGCAGACGAGAAGCTGTCGCTGCCCGCGGGCCGGCACTCACGCGGCCTTGCCCGGCTCGCGGTCCTGGAAGCCGTGAGAGGCTCGTTCGACCAGGCTGCCGCTGCAATCGAGCGACGATGTGGGAAGGTGCTGGGCAAGCGCCGCCTCAAAGAACTGGTGGTCGCCTCCGCGGTCGACATCGCCGCCTACTACACGGCGAAGATCCCCACCCCGTGCACCCGCGAGATGCCGCTGGTCATCGAGATCGACGGCAAGGGCGTGGTGATGCGCCCCGAAGCCCTGCGCGAAGCCACCCGCCGAGCCGCGGCCAAGAGCGCGGCGGCCGGGCGACGCGGACGCCTGGCCCCGGGCGAGAAGCCCAACCGCAAACGCATGGCGACGGTGGCCTGCGTCTTCGATGTCGTTCCGGCCCCACGTCGGCCGCACGATATCGTCCACCCGCCCGGTGGCCGAAGCGAAACCCGGCCGCCACGACAGGGCCCGAAAGCGGAGCGCAAATGGTGCACCGCCTCGGTGATGCACTCTCCAGAACTGGTCGTCGCCGACGCCTTCGACCAGGCCGAGGCCCGCGACCCCCGGCATCTGCGGGACTGGCTCGTCCTCGTCGACGGCGCCCGCCACCAACTCGACCTGATCCAGGCCGAAGCCGACCGCCGCGGCATTCACCTGAATATCCTGCTCGACTTCGTGCACGTCGCCGAGTACACGTGGACGGACGCGCATGCCTTCCATCCGGTCGGCAGCCGCGAGGCCGAGACCTGGGCCGCAGACAAACTCACCGCGATCCTCGCCGGACACGCCGACCGCGCCGCCACCGAGATGACCGCCCAGGCCGCAGCAGAACAGCTTCCCGCAACCCGCTGCGACGCCGTCACCACCTGCGCTCGCTATCTCACCGGTCACCTCGACCAGCTCCACTACGACACCGCCCTCACGGCTGGCTGGCCAATCGCCACCGGCGCCGTCGAAGGCGCCTGCCGCCACCTCATCGCCGACCGCCTTGACATCACCGGCGCCCGCTGGGGACTCGACGGCGCCGAAGCCGTCCTCCAACTCCGCGCACTGATCACGAACGGCGACTTCGAGGACTACTGGCGCTACCACGCGGTGCGTGAACATCAACGCCTCTACCCCAGCCCCGACCCGCAGAACTACGGCCTCACCGCTTGA
- a CDS encoding restriction endonuclease, with the protein MAGRREKELVARVPEMAEVARWLRQSRHLSGLTYEDLVQATGFSRGRLNRAAHGWRSPWPVVEAFTRACGTDVAEARQLWLKAKAALEGIDQGPDVISIGQVGTFEELREAMNRLRALAGSPSLRELEDRAGKRLTRSTLSNVLSGAVNPRRNLVVMFAEIVGVGRSEAAAWAAAWERADTNSRAARARTARDLKAPAKPLMLVPAPAALAALADIPLAEWAAVAELVDAVMKGSTGAGQHPAVTVGFQHDPDSPGHETITVSCRHTGMDRDTISKAFLASWTGGTQDQDIFGLGFVVACLQLGAHITLRTARAGDTAWTVLTFDLASLTAGSPWHALIGAEPKAAAEDQGTFITIKALRDPWPPGRQNRLRHQLGDIYSYLLRKEQVQLTVSDRPVAPRMPCIWGENRVVQRREGNIAAVQRLDIVLATRYRCRNCRHTSPLGSPHCLQCQGTQLELTEQRVWGWLGVQRYLHGSDYGLDFYRNGRKVLVRDKGLFFFEDGPDRSMVEYPVDGPAKGRLVGEIHCDHVPVNFTKTAFDYDSPEWRAVVHAVRGPGPLAPRHAQRLGYAPNTSPLATLFRAFRRNDPGLRNLIPGDGAKALHDEAAAWAERFRKGDPAYQSDDKWYEAALAHDTPRPAVVAAADDRIDLVSLSPEDLDDLVHRLCMELHGTTEGGPRELIGPGPATTVLRDRPTTGERWVLQCRRNRHVVPLETVHALAGQMLDVQASRGILVTTSWFGASSHAFAQRSGRIDLVDGRTLKALLREHLGIEARLGLGRLPPEWNPGDIA; encoded by the coding sequence ATGGCGGGGCGACGGGAGAAGGAGCTTGTTGCCCGGGTGCCGGAAATGGCGGAGGTGGCGCGCTGGCTGCGGCAGTCGCGCCACCTGTCGGGCCTCACGTACGAAGACCTCGTACAGGCTACGGGCTTCAGCAGGGGCAGACTCAACCGGGCAGCCCACGGCTGGCGCTCCCCCTGGCCGGTGGTCGAGGCGTTCACCCGGGCCTGCGGCACGGACGTAGCCGAGGCCAGACAGCTCTGGCTGAAGGCGAAGGCCGCCCTTGAGGGGATCGACCAGGGCCCCGATGTGATCTCCATCGGGCAGGTGGGCACTTTCGAGGAATTGCGCGAAGCGATGAACCGCCTGCGCGCCCTGGCAGGTTCGCCGAGCCTGCGTGAGCTGGAAGATCGGGCTGGAAAGAGGCTGACGCGGAGCACCTTGAGCAATGTCCTGAGCGGAGCGGTGAATCCCCGCCGGAACCTGGTGGTGATGTTCGCCGAGATCGTGGGGGTAGGACGCAGTGAGGCAGCAGCCTGGGCAGCTGCCTGGGAGCGTGCCGACACCAACTCTCGTGCCGCACGGGCTCGTACGGCACGAGACCTCAAGGCCCCGGCGAAGCCGTTGATGTTGGTGCCTGCTCCGGCCGCGCTGGCCGCGTTGGCCGACATCCCGCTGGCCGAGTGGGCGGCTGTGGCCGAGTTGGTGGACGCCGTGATGAAAGGCAGCACAGGGGCGGGGCAGCACCCTGCGGTCACGGTCGGATTCCAGCACGATCCGGACTCCCCCGGCCACGAGACGATCACCGTCTCGTGCCGGCACACCGGTATGGACCGCGACACCATCAGCAAGGCTTTCCTGGCAAGTTGGACCGGCGGGACGCAGGACCAGGACATCTTCGGCCTGGGCTTTGTCGTGGCGTGTCTGCAGCTGGGTGCGCACATCACGCTGCGCACCGCCCGGGCAGGCGATACGGCATGGACCGTCCTCACCTTCGATCTGGCCTCCCTTACCGCCGGCTCCCCCTGGCACGCGCTCATCGGCGCGGAACCCAAAGCAGCGGCGGAGGACCAGGGCACGTTCATCACCATCAAAGCCCTGCGCGACCCCTGGCCGCCGGGCAGGCAGAACCGTCTGCGGCATCAGCTGGGAGACATTTACAGCTACCTGCTGCGCAAGGAGCAGGTACAGCTGACCGTGTCTGACCGGCCGGTGGCTCCCCGCATGCCGTGCATCTGGGGCGAGAACCGCGTTGTCCAGCGGCGCGAGGGCAACATCGCGGCCGTGCAGCGCCTCGACATCGTGCTGGCCACGCGGTATCGCTGCCGGAACTGCCGTCACACCAGTCCGCTTGGCTCACCGCATTGTCTGCAGTGCCAGGGAACACAGCTCGAGTTGACGGAACAACGCGTATGGGGCTGGCTGGGCGTTCAGCGCTATCTGCACGGCAGTGACTACGGCCTCGACTTCTATCGCAACGGCCGCAAGGTTCTCGTCAGGGACAAAGGCCTGTTCTTCTTCGAGGATGGCCCTGACCGCTCCATGGTGGAGTATCCGGTGGACGGGCCCGCGAAGGGCAGGCTGGTCGGTGAGATCCACTGTGACCACGTGCCCGTCAACTTCACCAAGACGGCATTCGATTACGACAGCCCGGAATGGCGTGCGGTCGTCCATGCCGTGCGCGGCCCCGGCCCTCTTGCTCCCCGGCACGCCCAGCGGTTGGGATACGCGCCCAACACCAGTCCCCTGGCCACCCTCTTCCGCGCCTTCCGCAGGAACGATCCCGGTCTGCGGAACCTGATCCCCGGAGACGGAGCAAAGGCCCTGCACGATGAAGCCGCCGCATGGGCGGAGCGTTTCCGCAAAGGAGATCCTGCCTATCAAAGCGACGACAAGTGGTACGAGGCCGCCCTCGCACACGACACGCCGCGTCCCGCCGTCGTTGCGGCCGCCGACGACCGTATCGATCTGGTGAGCCTGTCCCCCGAGGACTTGGACGATCTCGTCCACCGCCTCTGCATGGAGCTGCACGGCACTACTGAAGGCGGCCCCCGCGAGTTGATCGGACCAGGGCCAGCAACCACTGTCTTGCGTGACAGGCCCACCACCGGCGAACGGTGGGTGCTTCAGTGCCGGCGCAACCGGCACGTCGTGCCTCTGGAGACGGTTCACGCCCTGGCCGGGCAGATGCTGGACGTGCAGGCCAGCCGGGGCATCCTGGTCACCACCAGCTGGTTCGGGGCAAGCAGCCATGCGTTCGCCCAACGCAGCGGCCGCATCGATCTGGTGGACGGCCGAACTCTGAAAGCCCTTCTGCGTGAACACCTCGGCATCGAGGCCCGGCTCGGACTTGGCCGTCTTCCGCCTGAGTGGAATCCGGGAGACATTGCCTGA
- a CDS encoding phytanoyl-CoA dioxygenase family protein, whose product MTDLARFFEATGYAKLPDRLPPDLVSRMRTVIDDHFARGVPPYRVNDTGTPCRLDDLLERDPVFLEALRHECVAAALRQVLGPAVDVVHARHNHATLNGPGDIPFRLHRDIQQWSQPLVAVFFYLEPATIANGCTTVVPASHRLPYAGPQSGGGGGNWADEHDQYQHLIGQELPVEMPAGGILLLNCLCFHSVGRNTSAFSRRSVVFACRGSDELSQVDHPGATQLFGKRRFLANRVLRVSGSLRQGQS is encoded by the coding sequence ATGACAGACCTGGCCCGCTTCTTCGAAGCGACCGGCTACGCGAAACTCCCTGATCGTCTGCCTCCCGATCTGGTGAGCCGCATGCGCACGGTGATCGATGATCATTTCGCTCGCGGCGTCCCGCCCTACCGTGTCAACGACACAGGAACGCCCTGCCGACTCGATGATCTGCTGGAAAGAGACCCTGTCTTCCTGGAAGCGCTGCGCCACGAGTGCGTTGCAGCGGCGTTGCGGCAAGTCCTCGGGCCAGCTGTCGACGTGGTGCACGCCAGGCACAATCATGCAACGCTGAACGGCCCAGGTGACATTCCGTTCCGGCTGCACCGCGACATTCAGCAGTGGTCACAGCCACTCGTCGCCGTCTTCTTCTACCTCGAGCCGGCCACCATCGCCAACGGCTGCACCACGGTCGTTCCGGCATCCCACCGTCTGCCGTATGCCGGCCCCCAGTCCGGCGGCGGCGGGGGCAACTGGGCCGACGAACACGACCAGTACCAGCACTTGATCGGCCAGGAGCTGCCGGTCGAAATGCCCGCCGGTGGCATCCTGCTCCTCAACTGCCTGTGTTTCCACAGCGTGGGGCGCAACACCTCGGCATTCTCGCGGCGCAGTGTGGTCTTCGCCTGCCGTGGCTCCGACGAACTCAGCCAGGTCGACCACCCCGGGGCGACCCAGCTGTTCGGCAAGCGCCGCTTCCTCGCCAACCGCGTACTCCGCGTCTCCGGATCACTGCGGCAGGGACAGAGCTGA